A region from the Streptomyces tsukubensis genome encodes:
- a CDS encoding saccharopine dehydrogenase produces the protein MASLPGLWLRHETRPTESRTPLVPADAAQLVARGVRITVEESPQRAVELGEYVRAGCETAPAGSWPTAPGDTYVLGLKELPDEPYALRHRHIFFGHAYKGQPGARALLGRFTAGGGALLDLEYLTDDEGRRVAAFGYWAGYVGAALAVLHRRGTLKTPLRTMDRVELDGLLRAGLPEESGGGEALVIGALGRSGRGACDALETAGLTPVRWDLAETRDLDRAALLRHGLLVNTVLVTRPVTPFLTPADLDAPGRRLSVLSDVTCDAGSECNVLPVYDSVTSWERPVRRLRGGPPPLDLIAIDNLPSLLPAEASRGFSADLWPQLLNLPGPGAWGSAPDCPAWSRTLRRFTEAVLAARVEEESREP, from the coding sequence ATGGCGAGTCTGCCCGGGCTGTGGCTGCGCCACGAGACCCGCCCCACCGAGTCCCGGACCCCGCTGGTGCCCGCCGACGCCGCGCAACTGGTGGCCCGGGGCGTGCGGATCACCGTGGAGGAGTCGCCGCAGCGCGCCGTCGAACTCGGCGAGTACGTCCGGGCGGGCTGCGAGACGGCGCCCGCGGGCAGCTGGCCGACGGCCCCCGGCGACACCTACGTCCTCGGACTCAAGGAGCTGCCCGACGAACCGTACGCGCTGCGCCACCGGCACATCTTCTTCGGCCACGCCTACAAGGGCCAGCCCGGCGCCCGGGCCCTCCTCGGCCGGTTCACCGCGGGCGGCGGCGCCCTCCTCGACCTGGAGTACCTCACCGACGACGAGGGGCGCCGGGTGGCGGCCTTCGGCTACTGGGCGGGCTATGTCGGGGCCGCGCTCGCGGTGCTCCACCGGCGCGGGACGCTGAAGACCCCGCTGCGGACCATGGACCGGGTCGAGCTGGACGGGCTGCTGCGGGCCGGGCTGCCCGAGGAGTCCGGCGGCGGCGAGGCGCTGGTGATCGGGGCACTGGGCCGCAGCGGACGGGGCGCCTGCGATGCACTGGAGACCGCCGGGCTGACCCCGGTCCGCTGGGATCTGGCCGAAACCCGCGATCTGGACCGGGCGGCGCTGCTGCGCCACGGTCTGCTGGTGAACACGGTGCTGGTGACCCGCCCGGTGACACCGTTCCTGACCCCGGCGGATCTGGACGCCCCCGGCCGACGGCTCTCGGTGCTCTCGGACGTCACCTGCGACGCGGGCTCGGAGTGCAATGTCCTGCCGGTGTACGACTCCGTCACCTCGTGGGAGCGGCCGGTACGGCGGCTGCGCGGCGGGCCCCCGCCGCTGGACCTGATCGCCATCGACAATCTGCCGTCGCTGCTGCCCGCCGAGGCGAGCCGCGGCTTCTCGGCGGATCTCTGGCCGCAGCTGCTGAACCTGCCCGGGCCCGGGGCCTGGGGCAGCGCTCCGGACTGCCCGGCCTGGTCGCGCACGCTGCGCCGGTTCACCGAGGCCGTACTCGCCGCCCGTGTTGAGGAGGAATCCCGTGAACCGTGA
- a CDS encoding acyl-CoA dehydrogenase family protein, whose protein sequence is MNDTVTSFDPELLELPFYDDGHRRLAGEIGVWCDSYRELWDTVRRTDPDEAGRRLVGVLGEDGWLSGLDPAAAPSGLPGDIRALCLAREALAYAEDLADFAYSIQSLAATPIIRHGTPEQQKRFLPSMADGSLIGAFAVSEQEAGSDLAAVALAARRTGGGDWVLDGHKAWIAHATIAGLYVVIARTGEGPGPLGLTAFLVPAGTPGVRVGQKLDAIAPRSFGHLVFEHCRLPADAVLGRPGRGFVVAVELLDRFRITVGAAACGFGRRAADAALARTRSRRAYGGTLYDLQLVKARLADMEIGLNAAALLVARAAWECDRGSPGFGRHAGIAKVHATETAQRVVDEAVQLFGAAGVVRGGVPERLYRQIRSLRIYEGANDVLRLAVADALDNRRAALAG, encoded by the coding sequence ATGAACGACACGGTCACCAGCTTCGACCCCGAACTCCTCGAACTCCCCTTCTACGACGACGGGCACCGGCGCCTGGCCGGCGAGATCGGCGTCTGGTGCGACAGCTACCGCGAACTGTGGGACACCGTCCGGCGGACCGACCCCGACGAGGCCGGGCGGCGGCTGGTCGGAGTCCTCGGCGAGGACGGCTGGCTCTCCGGGCTCGACCCGGCCGCCGCCCCGTCCGGACTGCCCGGTGACATCCGGGCGCTCTGTCTGGCCCGGGAGGCCCTCGCCTACGCCGAGGACCTGGCGGACTTCGCGTACTCCATCCAGTCCCTGGCCGCGACCCCGATCATCCGGCACGGCACCCCCGAACAGCAGAAGCGGTTCCTGCCCTCGATGGCGGACGGCTCGCTGATCGGCGCCTTCGCGGTCTCCGAACAGGAGGCCGGATCGGATCTCGCGGCGGTCGCGCTCGCCGCCCGGCGCACCGGCGGCGGCGACTGGGTCCTCGACGGCCACAAGGCGTGGATCGCGCACGCCACGATCGCCGGACTGTACGTGGTGATCGCCCGCACCGGCGAAGGCCCGGGCCCGCTGGGGCTGACCGCCTTCCTGGTGCCCGCGGGAACGCCCGGGGTGCGCGTCGGGCAGAAGCTGGACGCGATCGCCCCGCGCTCCTTCGGCCATCTCGTCTTCGAACACTGCCGGCTGCCCGCGGACGCGGTCCTCGGCCGGCCGGGCCGGGGCTTCGTGGTCGCCGTCGAGCTGCTGGACCGGTTCCGGATCACGGTCGGCGCGGCCGCCTGCGGCTTCGGCCGCCGGGCCGCCGACGCGGCACTCGCCCGAACCCGGAGCCGCCGGGCCTACGGCGGCACCCTGTACGACCTCCAGCTGGTCAAGGCCCGGCTCGCCGATATGGAGATCGGGCTGAACGCGGCCGCCCTGCTGGTGGCGCGGGCCGCCTGGGAGTGCGACCGGGGCAGTCCGGGCTTCGGACGGCACGCGGGCATCGCCAAGGTGCACGCCACCGAGACCGCGCAGCGGGTCGTGGACGAGGCGGTCCAGCTCTTCGGCGCCGCCGGGGTCGTCAGGGGCGGCGTACCCGAGCGCCTCTACCGGCAGATCCGCTCGTTGCGCATCTACGAGGGCGCGAACGACGTGCTGCGGCTGGCCGTCGCCGACGCCCTCGACAACCGGCGGGCCGCACTGGCGGGCTGA